One window from the genome of Streptomyces sp. NBC_01476 encodes:
- a CDS encoding GNAT family N-acetyltransferase produces MRPDGWHLTQDLDNFLGRTEGFLNSRPSLHTMPLTVIEGLRTRGANAFGSEAPVFGRLEQGGEVSAIFYRTPPGRLGLTPVTREQAGMLAARLADLGHTLPGVSGEDDSASAFAEAWQRHTGAVPTLRQRLRLYRLGTLPPPEPLPEGRGRVAGEQDRGQLIRWCGEFVAAVGEIRSVDADSWSYTRFADKRFTFWETQDGTPVSMAGMTSMVAGQIRVDPVYTPAHLRGHGYAGAVTVHVSRAALTAGATEVVLFADPANPTSNSLYQRIGYVPVTDFAVYDFSWAAPEVT; encoded by the coding sequence ATGCGCCCGGACGGCTGGCACCTTACGCAGGACCTCGACAACTTTCTCGGTCGGACCGAAGGCTTTCTGAACTCGCGCCCGTCCCTCCACACCATGCCGTTGACGGTAATCGAGGGCCTGCGGACGCGCGGGGCGAACGCGTTCGGCTCCGAAGCTCCCGTCTTCGGCCGACTGGAGCAAGGGGGCGAGGTCAGCGCCATCTTTTACCGCACCCCGCCCGGCCGCCTGGGCCTTACCCCCGTGACCCGCGAGCAGGCCGGCATGCTCGCCGCTCGCCTGGCCGACCTCGGCCATACGCTCCCCGGCGTCAGCGGAGAGGACGACAGCGCCAGCGCATTCGCCGAGGCGTGGCAGCGGCACACCGGCGCGGTTCCGACGCTCCGGCAGCGGCTCCGCCTGTACCGCCTTGGCACGCTCCCCCCACCAGAGCCACTCCCCGAGGGCCGAGGCCGAGTCGCAGGCGAGCAGGACCGTGGGCAACTCATCCGCTGGTGCGGCGAGTTCGTTGCCGCTGTCGGAGAAATCCGCTCCGTGGATGCCGACTCCTGGTCCTACACCCGCTTCGCCGACAAACGCTTCACGTTCTGGGAGACCCAGGACGGCACCCCCGTCTCCATGGCGGGGATGACCTCGATGGTCGCCGGCCAGATCCGGGTGGACCCCGTTTACACCCCGGCTCACCTCCGGGGTCACGGCTACGCGGGCGCGGTGACGGTCCACGTGAGCAGAGCCGCGCTGACCGCAGGAGCCACAGAGGTCGTACTGTTCGCGGACCCTGCCAACCCGACAAGTAACAGCCTCTACCAACGAATCGGTTACGTCCCGGTCACTGACTTCGCCGTGTACGACTTCTCGTGGGCCGCGCCGGAAGTCACCTGA
- a CDS encoding WD40 repeat domain-containing protein: MTFRGEPDPGALLVPALGRDGRGGAVLLSTGAGCDVHRWDPATGRLLWRFTGAGPVSEVAVACPPRRGPLVAVATDLGVERVDAATGTAVPDEEMGDVDTIWDVTCGVLPDGRAFIAGAAQCEGLVHCWDAATAERLGPLPANDDRPVKAVTSMTLPDGTVLIAAENEAGVIRRWDAATSEPVGAPIHGAGEYTMRLVSLAMPGNRSLLASLDMNGTLSRWDAITGEQVGGPPELGPDAVGIAAGCLGDTGMLFISTVGGPTEVRDIISGAPAGTPFPGVNPSALTCPDGSLLLATGGARTGEMHLYRLTVPAD, from the coding sequence ATGACGTTCAGGGGTGAACCGGACCCGGGGGCACTTCTGGTGCCGGCTCTGGGGCGGGACGGGCGTGGGGGAGCGGTGCTGTTGTCCACCGGGGCCGGCTGCGACGTGCACCGCTGGGACCCTGCGACGGGCCGGTTGTTGTGGCGGTTCACCGGGGCCGGCCCCGTGTCGGAGGTGGCGGTGGCGTGTCCGCCGCGGCGCGGTCCCCTCGTGGCGGTGGCGACCGATCTGGGGGTGGAGCGAGTCGACGCGGCGACTGGTACGGCCGTGCCGGACGAGGAGATGGGGGACGTCGACACCATCTGGGATGTCACGTGCGGTGTCCTGCCCGATGGGCGCGCCTTCATCGCGGGTGCCGCGCAGTGCGAGGGGCTGGTGCACTGCTGGGACGCAGCCACGGCCGAGCGGCTGGGGCCGCTGCCGGCCAATGACGACCGCCCGGTCAAAGCCGTCACGTCGATGACGCTGCCGGACGGCACCGTGCTGATCGCGGCGGAGAACGAAGCCGGTGTCATCCGCCGTTGGGACGCGGCCACCAGCGAGCCGGTCGGTGCGCCGATCCACGGCGCAGGGGAGTACACCATGCGACTTGTCTCCCTGGCCATGCCCGGCAACCGCTCCCTGCTCGCGTCCCTCGACATGAACGGCACCCTGTCACGCTGGGACGCCATCACGGGCGAGCAGGTCGGAGGGCCGCCCGAGTTGGGTCCCGATGCGGTGGGGATCGCCGCAGGGTGCCTGGGCGATACGGGCATGCTCTTCATTTCCACCGTCGGAGGGCCGACAGAGGTCCGCGACATCATCAGCGGCGCCCCCGCCGGCACACCGTTCCCGGGAGTCAACCCCTCCGCCCTGACCTGCCCCGACGGCTCCCTCCTGCTCGCCACCGGCGGTGCCCGCACGGGCGAGATGCACCTGTACCGGCTGACCGTCCCTGCTGACTGA
- a CDS encoding nuclear transport factor 2 family protein — protein MGDQETRAALDRHWAASAAGDQDAEHEIYHDDAITDYPQSGERIHGRRDLQALRSHHPAKLTFTVRRILGSGDLWITEYVMDYDGQPTYVVSVMEFRDGKVALETQYFADPFAPPAWRATWVNAMPSS, from the coding sequence ATGGGAGACCAGGAGACTCGCGCGGCGCTGGACCGGCACTGGGCAGCGTCTGCCGCCGGGGACCAGGACGCCGAGCACGAGATTTATCACGACGACGCCATCACCGACTATCCCCAGTCGGGTGAGCGCATCCACGGCCGCCGCGATCTGCAGGCGCTGCGCTCACACCACCCGGCGAAGCTCACCTTCACCGTCCGCCGGATTCTCGGCAGCGGGGACCTGTGGATCACCGAATACGTGATGGACTACGACGGGCAACCGACGTATGTCGTCAGCGTGATGGAGTTCCGCGACGGCAAAGTCGCCCTCGAAACCCAGTACTTCGCCGATCCGTTCGCCCCGCCCGCCTGGCGCGCCACATGGGTGAACGCGATGCCCTCCTCCTGA
- a CDS encoding DUF2470 domain-containing protein, producing MRSFRARVIQPTAAERVRSILAAAHSMAVVSDGVRSEVRRLDGSGAMSPIHLHEPSGATRARTAGWTPVRLEFTDIAPTPVRDRLRARLTLTGVMAAAYDAGSAQSTCLEFGQAVLEDPEGRAVVTLDALRATDLDPIATSEAGMLTHLMDSHRELVPLLLRLVRPQPDRSVLRALPVAMDRYGITVRLEYPSGHHDVRLPFATPVTHIDQAGPQIQALLAAARRCSHHNRLLT from the coding sequence ATGCGATCTTTCCGTGCCCGCGTCATCCAGCCGACCGCCGCCGAGCGCGTACGGTCCATCCTGGCCGCGGCCCATTCGATGGCGGTGGTGAGCGACGGCGTGCGCAGCGAGGTGCGCCGCCTCGACGGGTCGGGGGCGATGAGCCCGATCCACCTGCACGAGCCGTCCGGGGCGACCCGCGCCCGGACCGCCGGATGGACCCCGGTGCGGCTGGAGTTCACCGATATCGCTCCCACACCCGTACGCGACCGGCTGCGTGCGCGTCTCACCCTGACCGGAGTGATGGCCGCCGCGTACGACGCCGGGTCCGCGCAGAGCACGTGCCTGGAGTTCGGCCAGGCGGTCCTCGAAGACCCCGAGGGACGCGCGGTCGTGACGCTGGACGCGCTGCGGGCCACGGACCTGGACCCGATTGCGACCAGTGAGGCGGGCATGCTGACCCATCTCATGGACAGCCACCGCGAACTCGTCCCCCTGCTGCTGCGCCTTGTCCGCCCGCAGCCGGACAGGAGCGTGCTGCGCGCCCTCCCGGTCGCGATGGACCGCTACGGCATCACCGTCCGCCTCGAATACCCGAGCGGTCACCACGACGTCCGGCTGCCGTTCGCGACGCCCGTGACCCACATCGACCAGGCCGGCCCGCAGATCCAGGCGCTCCTCGCGGCGGCGCGCCGCTGCTCCCACCACAACCGCCTGCTGACCTGA
- a CDS encoding aminoglycoside phosphotransferase family protein — protein MTSTETGITAELVQELLRDQHPDLADRPVRLGARGWDNQMWRLGDDLAVRLPWATRSADTLLRKEHAWLPSLAPHLPLPVPVPQRLGEPSALFPRPWIVTTWVPGTPADRAPATRTLEAADTLALFLTALHRPAPDGAPAGGGRGGPLAGHAEQFAQGLASATELGLIPDPDAVRAVWEDAAAAPVWAGPALWLHGDLHPANVLTTDGTFSGVIDFGELCAGDPACDLAAPWNLLPDGAADRFHQAYRPSPDAATLRRARGWALMRALAGILIGDAGVHGRPGGKPTWGPPGHAALRRLTAQVRR, from the coding sequence ATGACCTCCACCGAGACAGGGATCACAGCGGAACTGGTCCAGGAGCTGCTGCGCGACCAGCACCCCGACCTGGCCGATCGCCCGGTGCGGCTCGGCGCGCGCGGCTGGGACAACCAGATGTGGCGGCTCGGTGACGACCTCGCCGTCCGGCTGCCGTGGGCGACACGGTCCGCGGACACGCTGCTGCGCAAGGAGCACGCCTGGCTGCCCTCCCTCGCCCCGCACCTACCGCTGCCGGTTCCCGTCCCGCAGCGCCTCGGTGAACCCTCCGCGCTGTTTCCGCGGCCCTGGATCGTCACCACCTGGGTGCCGGGCACGCCCGCCGACCGCGCCCCGGCCACGCGCACCCTGGAGGCGGCCGACACGTTGGCACTGTTCCTGACGGCCCTTCACCGTCCCGCTCCCGACGGCGCACCCGCCGGCGGTGGCCGCGGGGGGCCGCTGGCCGGCCACGCCGAACAGTTCGCCCAAGGGCTGGCCTCGGCCACCGAACTGGGACTGATCCCCGACCCGGACGCCGTCCGCGCGGTGTGGGAGGACGCCGCCGCCGCGCCGGTCTGGGCGGGCCCGGCGCTCTGGCTCCACGGCGACCTGCATCCGGCCAACGTCCTGACCACGGACGGCACCTTCTCCGGCGTGATCGACTTCGGTGAACTCTGCGCCGGCGATCCGGCCTGCGACCTGGCCGCCCCGTGGAACCTGCTGCCGGACGGCGCGGCTGACCGCTTCCACCAGGCGTACCGGCCGAGCCCGGACGCCGCGACCCTGCGCCGCGCCCGGGGCTGGGCACTGATGCGCGCCCTGGCCGGCATCCTCATCGGGGACGCCGGCGTCCACGGACGCCCCGGCGGCAAGCCCACCTGGGGCCCGCCCGGGCATGCCGCGCTGCGACGCCTCACCGCACAGGTCCGCCGCTGA
- a CDS encoding WxL protein peptidoglycan domain-containing protein — protein MTRRSAVPLVPRKVLATVLMTLAACGHLLLPAATSAAAAPGTPASAPAPARQGDQVTWGAAPADTPLGKGRPHFTYDLAPGARITDAIAVVNRSDTTIRLRVYASDAFTTAAGGIDLLAAEKKPTDVGSWITMKTATITLASQKSAVVPFTLTVPANATPGDHSGGVVTSLVTKSAGKTVQLDRRLGSRLYLRVSGPLAPALTVGEVHATYHGTANPAAGGSADVSYTVTNTGNVRLKAHQRIRIKGLFGLLSQTATVADLPEILPGGSLTRTATVTGVWPAVRLDAQVILQPVASQDQPPISVAPTTAGRTVWAWPWGQLALLAAVAAAVYGYLRLRRRRRTKVRQAISDAVAKALQDTDAHPATGSAERTR, from the coding sequence ATGACCAGGAGATCCGCCGTGCCGCTCGTCCCGCGCAAGGTTCTCGCCACCGTACTGATGACCTTGGCGGCCTGCGGACACCTGCTGCTGCCGGCTGCCACCAGCGCCGCGGCGGCGCCCGGGACCCCCGCCTCCGCACCCGCGCCCGCCCGGCAAGGAGACCAGGTCACCTGGGGGGCTGCGCCGGCCGACACACCCCTCGGCAAGGGGCGCCCCCACTTCACCTACGACCTCGCCCCGGGCGCCCGGATCACGGACGCGATCGCCGTGGTGAACCGCAGCGACACGACCATCCGGCTCCGGGTGTACGCCAGCGACGCCTTCACCACCGCCGCCGGCGGCATCGACCTGCTGGCGGCCGAGAAGAAGCCCACCGACGTGGGCTCCTGGATCACCATGAAGACGGCCACCATCACGCTGGCGAGCCAGAAATCAGCGGTGGTGCCCTTCACCCTCACCGTGCCCGCCAACGCCACCCCCGGCGACCACTCCGGTGGTGTGGTGACCTCCCTGGTCACCAAGAGCGCGGGAAAGACAGTGCAGTTGGACCGGCGCCTCGGCTCCCGCCTCTACCTCCGCGTCAGCGGGCCGCTCGCCCCCGCCCTCACCGTCGGCGAGGTCCACGCCACTTACCACGGGACCGCGAACCCGGCCGCCGGCGGCAGCGCGGATGTCAGCTACACCGTCACCAACACCGGCAACGTCCGGCTGAAAGCCCATCAGCGGATCAGGATCAAGGGCCTCTTCGGGCTCCTGAGCCAGACCGCCACCGTCGCCGACCTGCCCGAAATCCTGCCCGGCGGCTCCCTGACCCGTACCGCCACCGTGACCGGCGTCTGGCCCGCCGTCCGGCTGGACGCCCAGGTGATCCTGCAGCCGGTCGCCTCGCAGGACCAGCCGCCGATCAGCGTCGCCCCGACCACCGCGGGCCGTACGGTGTGGGCCTGGCCGTGGGGACAGCTGGCCCTGCTGGCGGCCGTCGCCGCCGCTGTGTACGGATACCTGCGGCTGCGCAGACGGCGCCGGACGAAAGTCCGGCAGGCCATCTCCGATGCCGTCGCCAAGGCGCTCCAGGACACCGACGCGCACCCGGCGACCGGCTCCGCGGAACGAACGCGGTGA
- a CDS encoding WxL protein peptidoglycan domain-containing protein: MHFSTAPALRRTAVAVLAATLWLWAPAAGAHAVPGVAPAPAKPATAPGVTWSVTPADNKLGTGRPHFTYTLPQGTRITDAVDIANRGDRPITLRVYASDAFTTPTGGLDLLPAGRGPTDVGSWIAPRTSTLTLAPQQSRTVSFTVTVPSGATPGDHTGGIVTSLVTSGTGDGVTLDRRLGSRVYLRVPGVLTPSLRVSSVHARYDGTANPVGIGRTHLTYTVTNNGNIRLTARQQVRISGLFGALSGSTALPDLPELLPGDALTRTAVVGGVWPAGPLQATVSLRPLPATDGSGQAQPQPTTLPVTASGHTTVWAWPWALLAVAAVLAVVVRGQVWLRRRHRRKVAAAIGEAVGEALTGSRPPATKG, encoded by the coding sequence ATGCACTTCTCCACCGCACCCGCGCTCCGCCGGACGGCCGTCGCCGTACTGGCCGCCACGCTGTGGCTCTGGGCACCGGCCGCCGGCGCCCACGCCGTGCCCGGCGTCGCCCCGGCACCGGCGAAACCCGCCACCGCGCCGGGCGTTACGTGGAGCGTGACGCCCGCCGACAACAAACTGGGCACCGGCCGCCCGCACTTCACGTACACCCTGCCGCAGGGAACCCGCATCACGGACGCGGTCGACATCGCCAACCGCGGCGACCGGCCGATCACCCTGCGGGTCTACGCCAGCGACGCGTTCACCACCCCCACCGGGGGCCTCGACCTGCTGCCGGCCGGCCGCGGACCGACCGACGTCGGGTCCTGGATCGCACCGCGGACGAGCACCCTCACCCTGGCCCCGCAGCAGTCGCGCACCGTGTCCTTCACGGTCACCGTGCCCTCCGGCGCCACGCCCGGCGACCACACCGGCGGCATCGTCACCTCCCTGGTCACCAGCGGCACCGGGGACGGCGTCACACTCGACCGCAGGCTGGGCTCCCGGGTCTACCTGCGCGTCCCCGGGGTCCTCACCCCGAGCCTGCGGGTCTCGTCGGTGCACGCGCGCTACGACGGCACCGCGAACCCGGTCGGCATCGGCAGAACACACCTCACCTACACGGTCACCAACAACGGCAACATACGGCTGACGGCCCGTCAACAGGTGCGGATCAGCGGCCTGTTCGGCGCGCTCAGCGGCAGTACGGCCCTTCCCGACCTGCCCGAACTGCTGCCGGGCGACGCGCTGACCCGTACCGCCGTGGTCGGTGGGGTGTGGCCCGCGGGACCACTGCAGGCCACCGTCTCACTGCGCCCGCTGCCCGCCACCGACGGATCCGGACAGGCGCAGCCGCAGCCGACGACGCTGCCGGTGACGGCCTCCGGCCACACGACGGTGTGGGCCTGGCCGTGGGCGCTGCTGGCCGTGGCGGCCGTCCTCGCGGTGGTGGTCCGGGGCCAGGTGTGGCTGCGCCGGCGCCACCGGCGCAAGGTCGCCGCGGCGATCGGCGAAGCGGTCGGCGAGGCACTCACCGGGAGCCGGCCGCCGGCCACCAAAGGCTGA